One Vicia villosa cultivar HV-30 ecotype Madison, WI linkage group LG5, Vvil1.0, whole genome shotgun sequence genomic window, gcagcaagctcaaggatcaaaccaacaacccttggaagagaaatctgtttttcaaatagagtttctttctgaaactgttgatgataATTGTACTaatttgtttgcagatgattttccaccattgtctagttttgatgatgtatactcttgtgatgtttgtactgacactaaaatttgctctgtttgtgctgaaattgaagttgccttgcaaaatgatattcttactgcagatgaggttgcaaatgaagttgttcatgtagatgaagttCTCGACACCCCGGCTTCCTGGAACAAATCATTCATCGAACAACCACATTCCCAAGAGTTGAAACCAATtcctgaaaatcttaaatatgcttatttagagatgaatgaaaagctaccggttataatttcttctaaccttgattttgatcaagaaagtaagcttttgcaggttttgaagaagcataagaaggtgaTTGGGTGGACATTGGCCGACATTCCCGATAGTATCCCGTccatgattttgcatagggtctcaattgaagTGGAAGGTGAAACAAAAGTAGGGAGGCAGcccctcaatcttttgatctcttatgttgtggaaaagaagatcacgtgcccattcgacacttttatttatcgaagattcttctttgatcctggaataaaaggcgaaggcactaataaaaatttcaagttcaatggacattatccaaagctactccatgagagccccactttgacagaagaaaatgtagaagatatctctttgggaaaggcttcttatgtgatcacctatcctccttgactactcgggtgtgttctttcctctctctcctctcttttattttatgtttgtttctttcattgaggacaatgcatgtTTTAAGTGTGTGGGAggaaatcatttattttatttcttttttctctttgtaTGTTTTGTTTCcattaaaaaaattgcatttttgttgaaagttttaggctatagattaatttgaggttggtttgaggagatttgggAAAATTTCACAAGATCACTATcgtcttaacaccgtaagtctcattcatatggaagttaatttgaatacttattatgacaTAACCTTGAATTCTCATTcttctcttgagtagtttatctttgtagtcggcaccatctcacacatgctctacgtaaggaagccggtgaaaataagtgagtgatccaagttttaaaaaaaaatcaaaaagatataaaaaaaaggaatgcaccttctaagtttggtgaccctcacccggtcacttaacccaacggttgtagaaccttcaaaaaaaagatttcaaatctcgttgttagttggttcagaggtttctggtgttgaacttggtagggaggattacggttcgatcccccgcaactacaattggggaataaaaggggtataccatgtaagtaccagaaccccatgTAAAAAAGGATCTGAGTCACTAACCGGTAGTCTTActatgagtgtgtggagataacgggcttaatgtgattgcgccagaaTGAAAAAGATTAAAAAGGAGGATGATTAAGTTAGGTTTTGGCATAATAACATGATTTGAAGTGGtttgtatatgtaggagacgtATGACTGCACAATTGCGGAGTAGTGTTCTTAcaatatccttagtgtgcaaaaTTAGTACCTATCAATGCAATCTTAACCGAAGAAGAGTTTGTAGCCTGAAATGCGTAACTGATGCTGTGTGTTTcttgagtttttattttattttgctcggagtgcaaaagttcaagtgtggggaatttgatcagtgcattttgatgcacattcctctatgttTATACTTATGTATTTCCATACTTTcccttggttatttttctattttaatgtgtttttataaattagtttatttttgcacttatttgattttcgcactccatttttagcattagcagtctgcactaaaatgatcataactggagtttcgggaatcggatcgacgcgttctaataatctccggaaagctaagagaaagagctacatctttcatgttggagtcaaaggcaaATTCGAAATGCACAGTTCCCAGAATTTCGTTGAAGTTTCAGTcattagaataatttgtttttgggtcattattttatgggcttgggttatgtttttgacccagtttgagttagtagagaagaaaaccttattttgttttataagggttgaTAGCCGCTAGAATACTTGAGACCTctttttgccacaaattttactttggctttcatgattagaatgaagaactagtTCCCGAAGGCAAGtcctgctgcttatgggttccattgctttgaggttattctaatactaatttaaattcaatttctgTTCAAttattttctatgaaatcatttgcttaatttgattacaattgtttgcttaattcgattgttgttcataggatataattgattaaattcgattgtatgcatgttcctaaatttaattgcgtgctatcgtttgcttaattcgttaacttgcatattcttaaccgtttgcttaattcggtaaacaggaacataactcgtatgattttgataagcgcttgtctgattaatctcataatcgaataggatcgaagtTGTTTAGGGATcggtgttattataaccgatgataagtcggaacccgaatcagtaggattagccgtttagcttattttgataatcacttaatttactctgttttataaattgattctaaaaccataaacccccaattcgattttaattagttaataataatacaagaatccttgcgatacgatacTCGAGTTAATTTGTCGGTGTACTACGTTTTTGAaaaactactcgttttgatccgtgcgcgacagcggatcacaaACTCAAATACAAATAATTGAATTATGCATGCTAAATTCGAATCGAttcaaaactcaattaaaaaatGAGCAATTAATGAGGAGACTCAATAAACAAAGATAACCAAACAAAATGAAAGCTTAGAAGACAAGTAACAAAATTGTATTGGAGTTCTTCTCCATAATGTATTAGGGACATGTAACTTCATGAATACCATAGCTAGCATGAGGGTTCACCGAGGCAGTGAATTTAACTCCTCCCGTAAAAGATATGTCAGTGTTATCTTGATTGATTAGCAAAATTAAGTTTCTCATTGGACtcttttctttttacaaatttggagattttatccaGGGAGCTCTATAACATTCTTtttgatgatatatatatatatatatatatatatatatatatatatatatatatatatatatatatatacacacactttatgCCTATGAGTGTTCGTTTAATTATATAgttttttaactttaaatatcTTTTGCATAAGAAAAACAACGATCAACTTATGGCCAACAAAGTATTGGGCCTATAGAATCTTCATAGACACAAACACCATTATCAATATTATCATTCAAGAACCTATTGAGAGAGACACTTTTCTCATCCATCAACCCAATAAAAACAACCCTTTCACTAATTTGGATAGTCATATCAATTCTAGATTGTATGTTTTTTGAAATCAATCTATAACTTGGAAATTTCTTTTCCCGCCTCTATAGGTTCTCCCTAACCCTTGGTGAAAAGTAAAAAATGTCACccgttttcagagatgcatcccCGGACGCACCATTTTCCCACAAAATAAGTGCAAATGGGTGAGCGCCCTCCATTTTGCCAAAAtttaattcagagatgcatctccatatGTGTTGTAGGgtatttccgtagatgcatcttcaaacacatttattaTATAAATCACGCAAGAGACACACCCCCACctccttcttcattttctgtAACTTTTGAGATACCCCCATTGGAGCTCGTGAGCAACATTCTTCTAGTCCATTTTTCAAGGATAAACATAACCTCTACTCCAGGCTTTCCAATCTCAACTTATTCCACTAACTACATTCAATATTTTCATCCATAACTCTTTTTTTAGTAAGTTtctcatttcacttttttttagttttgattaaTGCATTAGGTAAAATAGGTTATTTTAAATGCATTAGGCAGTAGTCACTTTAGACTCGGCTGTGAAACCTAACACGAGTCTGTTCAACGTGAGAGGGCTAGATGTAATGCCCTAGACTTCTTTCAAGATTACCAACTGACCCCAAAAGCCAACACGAGTATTTTGAACATGTTTTATCCTTTCTCACACGCATTCCAAAAAACtttccagaaggtcacccatccaaacactactccaagtcaagcacgcttaactgtggagttcttatctgTTAATctaccaaaaagaagatgcatcttattggtataggtagtaccaatcattccttataagccttcctttaaccatgcagtctcatacttGCATAACCTCAGGATCTTTCTCATTCTAATGTGAATTTGCTGACCACTTCTCGCCCTCTTTGGACTCAGGAGTGTCTCATAGTCATGCCTCGTGCACTGAAAACCACTCCCTGCCCTCATTGGTCTCGGGAGTTACACTAGATGTCAAAATGAGCAGGCTAGGGATAGACAGGGAACCGTCCCTAGGCCTCATAACGAGGAAGCATCAACTTCTAGGATCCTCCTGTCTCAAGGGCCCTTATCCCAAGGGCACGTCTCCCCTTCTCGTGAATACCATGATGCACCTAAAGCTCCTGAGGCTTATGCACAGGAAGCTTCTGCTGCACACGATGGTGTCCCTGCAGAGGATTATCCAGGAGGGCCCTCTAACACCTCCTTACTAATATATGCTATAGAGGTATATTTGTTAACGGttgttttttatatgttttatacaAATTCCCAATGACTGgtattgttattttttaaacagGAGCGTGGATGTTTGAAGTCTGTTAAccataataaaaagattttgcaACTTTATCAGCCTGAAGATGATTGGTTCCAGATGTCATATGATACTTTAGTCTTGTTTGCCCGTGTTGCTCTCGGTACAAGACCATTATGCAAGGGGAATTTGCTAAGAGATGACATAAAGAAACTTCATCTTTCCATTTCCCCATTGGCGAGATGATGACTACACTAGATGATGTCGCTTGCCTTCTACAGTTTCCCATCAAGGGGAAGTTACTTGATCATTCAAGGATCAAATATGATGAAGCCCAGGAGATGATGGTCATTTATTTGGGAGCTGACCCAATTGATACCATGATGAAATGTGAGAGCACCAGATGTGTTCATGCCAAATTTTCATCTCTTTTCATACTTTTTACCTCCTATTTTCGGTTGACACATCCatatttgtggacaaaagtgcaagcTACGTCGATGTGACATACCTTAAGTACTTCATCCACTTGTCGACCATTCACGAGTGGAACTAGGAGCCGCCTATTTGGTATACCTGTACTCCAAGCAGAGCGAAGGTTGTCTTTGGACGATAAGGAAAATGACAGACTCCTACACCTTATTAACGATAATTTCCATTGCtactaataattttaaaaacactttttttacacttgttactaatattttttttcttattcattttcAGAGATGGATCTTATCCCATTTTCACCACATACATGGGTTTAATCATGTGGTAGGGTATACTAAGGATTAGCCACACGCTTGCATGTATTCCCCGCGCGAAGGGAATGATCATGTGCGACCGTTCTGTGTGTATATTGACTGGATTGACACGATGACATCGACTTGACACCATATACCGGTCACTGGGACACTATTTCCTTTGATCCCATTTCATTTTACTCCAGATGGCTAGCATGTGGGAGGAATATGATGTCCAGGTATCTTTCAGAGCGATGCATGTGTTAGTTTGGATATGTGTAGATCATTTCGagaccccctttgagccttctcTTGACAACATCGTTCGTCGACATATTTATGACATACTGGTGAATTTCGAGAGTCATCTGGTACCAGAGGAGTATTAGAGCATGTCATCCACAAGTCAGTGGACTTATGTGGACGATTACATGACTTGGTTCTATATAGTGTGTCATGTAACACCTTAATTCCTCAACGCATGATCATAATTAAATTAGAGACTTTTCAGAAACATTTCCATATAAGATGTTACATATCTTAAACCACACACACCTcatgatcatgtaacacttaatTTAAAGAAACATGCAGGACACTATTTTAATGCATATGTTTATATTTAGGATGTTTATACCACTTTCAACACATCTGATATGTACTTGGGATGTATACACGACATCCAAATCATCTGATATCTTCGTAGTGGAATCATAATTAAAACATACCAATTTAAATCTCAATAGTTTTcataacaaaattaaaagcaCCGACTAGTGAGTCTTCTCCAAGTGCTATCACACCAACACATAAAGCAAATACGAGAGCATACATTGTCTCTCAGAAAAtctcaatataaaaaaataatttgctacccagtgttacatatcagagcataaCCAAAgctaaaatgaataaaataaaacagATAGCTCTAGAAGATAACTTCCACCCACAACAGCGTCTCCACTCTTGGTTATAACTTCCACCCACAACAGCGTCTCCATGTAAAggcaacattcaaatagaaggggtgaTAATTCATTTCAATAATACCAGTATAGAGGGTAATATAGAGTACAACATCTGCACAATCATGCACAGCAACATATCACATTCTCACACCCAAAATCACCATCAATATCAtatacaacaacatcatcatcacacaTAGTTATATTTCACGCACATATTTCATTCATGTTATACAACTCTCGACAATGATAATGactcatatgcatgtggtaccaactcaaTGTTTGGTTATTCTTATGAACTGAGTCCACCCTTCTAGACACCATATCCACCCTTCTAGATTTACGAACCCACCttctaggtttgggacaagttaCTAGTCCACCCTTCTAGACTTGCAACTTGcctctttaaaaaaataacatagatGATGCATGGCATACAATTGATGCAACAACTGTATAACAACAATTCATGTGTACACCCCTttcaaaacataaacaacaatgatTATGCGTTTCCGCATAATTATCCACAAGCATCAATAATATTCACACATACACATAATTCTCATAAATTAACAATCATGTTCAACACCACATTAACATCACAACAACATCACCAACACCTTAACTATATTATCATGACAACATCAACACATCAACATCATTATCACACGACATTATTACAAAAATAAATTGATTCATCAACCGAACATATAAACCAATAACTTCATCAACATAGTATATGTATGATTAATATTTAAACATTTCACCTATCATAATTATGTTATAGCTCCGAGTGTTAGCTTCCTAATTCTTCAAACGGCATCTCGTTTGGATACACGGTTACAAAATTATGAGGTAAAATGTCAAAGCATGTCATAGTTccaaaacataattatttttcaaaaattttacaACGAAAGTCGATTGTCACGGGATGACAATTGATTGTCATCAAGGCAAGACAATAAAAGCATTTTAGAAACATGAAAATCGACCGATCCTTTTGTGCAATCGATTGTCATAGgtgtatttttcaaaattttacacAGGTGCAATCGATTGTCACTATGTATCTTTCCAAAAATCTCAGTTTTCCCTGTAACGTGATTCTCTTCTAATTTCAACATTCGACTACCAAACCAGTTccaattttatttattcaaaaacatcCCCATATATTTTCTAACAGGATCAATACACATATCATAGTAGTTATCATCAATCTATCAAATTTTCTCATGAAATAAACACTTAGATTCATGCCCTAAATCATCTAATCTTATATCAATTTTCATGAATTCCTTTGATTTCAAGAACACAACAATAACATTTCAACACACATAATTGCAATTCACATCATGGcatataaaaacataattatcatcaaatatacatcaaCATTCATCATAACTCAATGGAAGAACAAACCCCATAGCAGCAGGGCCGGCCCTAGGCCAGGGCAaccaggcccacagcccagggcctcaaagAATTAGGGGCCTCATATTTTTGGGTTTGGGCTTTAGCAATTTTAAAATACAGTAAAtgtgtatatattgttgtgagtTGATTATGATACAACATTATCGTTTCAGTGGAGTGGTGTGTGTTCATTAATTCAAACGTGGAGAACGTGTGTTCGATTCTTGTAGCAGTTatgtttaatgttttttcttcattttatatcAAAGCCTaccatttttttcttcattttatatcAAAGCCTACCATTTATTTAAAAAACTGCCATAAAAGAGTAATgcaacaaattttaattttatagcctaccatttatttaaaaaactgccatgttttttcttcattttatatcAAAGCCTaccatttttttcttcattttatatcAAAGCCTACCATTTATTTAAAAAACTGCCATAAAAGAGtaatgcaaacaaattttaattttatagccTACCATTTATTTAAAAAACTGCCATAAAACAGtaatgcaaacaaattttaattttatattattttgtgtattattttatagtcatatatatttttttaaataagaatTAATGTAGACTATCGAAATATTTTTAAGGCCTTATAATTATTCTAATTGGTACCATTTATTTAAAAAACTGCCATAAAAGAGtaatgcaaacaaattttaattttatattattttgtgtattattttatagtcatatatatttttttaaataagaatTAATGTAGACTATCGATATTAataagaataaaatatttttttatattagttaTACGGATAAATGACTAAGtttaatattatttgatattatttgatattatttacaatttatatagatgatgttttttttaaaattattttttagtagaggtttatttttaatatttgccCCGGGCCTCTAAAATGTCAGGACCGGCCCTGCATAGCAGGTTAAGGGTCCCTCCACTCTACCCTTCATCATACCCCTATTATTGAACCAAATTCTCACCCTTACCTCAATTCTTAGCAAAAACTTATGGTTTTGTTGATATGTTCTTTCCTCCTGCAGATTCAAGTCCCCACTCTTGCTCTAGCTTCCTTCTCCTCTTTCCCAAGTTTTTACGTACAATAAAAACTGATTCTCTCTCCACTTCTCTTTTTTTCTACTAAACATATTTTCCTTAATTAGGCTTTCCCTCGTCTACCCCAACTTATCCTCGAAATTACCAGCTTACCCTTAATTTCTCTACACATTCTtatttctgttattttatttaaataataaaatcaggTCAATATTTTAACTAATAACATAATTTTAACTTATTTGCTTTTTCTTTAATTACTCTCAACACCCTAATGTTTAGTAAAAATGAGGTGGTTGTTTAATTTATGAAGGATGATGTGGCTGCTTGATTTATGTGACTCTTGATTTATGTGGCTGCTTTTATAGTGAAGTTGCAAAAATGACACTTTTAAAAAAGTTATATGGGGACAGATCAAGTGTTACTTGAGGATGAGGAGTTCTCATTCTTTAGATTCATCTAATGGTGAACTTaatatttttactttatttataataaaaaattcttAATCATCCTCTTAAACCTTTAGTTAGGTCACCTCAATCCAGTTTTAGACTCGTAATCATCATCTTGAACCgcaattcaattttaaaaattatatactgTTGAAATCGAAATTTcatcacgatttcaaatatgtattcaaaattgcaaaataaGCTGTGAATTTGACAAATCGAAGCAAAAAGTGGTGTGAAACTCGAACACAAACATGCTCGATCCAATTTGGTTATGAGGTTTTATGAATAACTAATTATAGAATCGAGCTCATGGTGAAATTTCGCTTCTAATGGTGTATTCATTTGCTTGAAGCAGTTAAGAATCATGATTGTTCCATTTTTGTGTTCTTGAGTTCAAGTGAGTTCTTGAACAGATTTTCCGAAAATCTTAATCAATCGTAGTTTTATGCAATTAATGATTGATCTAAAATTTTTAGATGTACAAAATAAACATGAAAATTTAGATTTAGAtttagaagatgaagattaaagaTCTTGATCTATGAGATACACGGTAATAATGTACACCATATAATCTTACGTGGCATTGACTAAGTCAACTTTAAAAATTTTTAGATCAACACTGCTTTTTGATTTGACCAAATTTATAACTTGAATTAATGTCAAATTTTCCAATATATCATTAGAGGGGGACCTATAGTCCATTATCTCTCTTTTCCTCTCCCTCATTACAAAGATCCTTCGGTTACACTCTCTTTGCCTTCATTACCTTCAACCTACTACTTAAAAAGCCATTCATTCtctcaaaatcaaataaattaacaaCCATGAAAGGAATAGACATGTTCTGTTCTTCCCCAGCTTCAACAGCAATAATACATACTACAATAGATCAACGTTCCATGCTACGTCAAAGCAAAAGCACCAAAACCTACGATCATGATAGaaggaaaaacaaaaatcaacttcATCAAGTTCCTTGTTTATCTCAATTACCTATCAATCCTATACCTTTCTTTGAGAAACATAGAAAGAGTTCATCTTCAGCAGATAAACAAAAAAGTACTACTGATCTCACACGTAGAAAAAGCTCCGTTGATTCGTCTTCGCAAAGATATCTTCTTGATGATACGCCGTTCATCGATTGGGTATCTGAATCCAACAAAATATTGGTTCCTCAGCTTAATGTTAAAGACATGTCTAATGATACAAAAACATTGAAAAGAAACGATTCTCATGCTCTTACTATTAGCTCCACTTCATCAGCTAATTCCTCCAAGGACCAGGTCTTTCTTTTATCCGtttttattataagagaaaatttactttttaaattcattGGATCCGTGCTATGTCTATGAATAAGTCTTTGTATCAGTGTCGAGTCTCTGAATAAGTCTAAGTCACTATCATAATATGATAGTGGTTGATCTATTTGAAATCTGCAGGTTGTGGTTTTGAGGGTGTCATTGCACTGCAAAGCCTGTGAAGGAAAAGTCAGAAAACATATCTCAAAAATGCAAGGTGAGATTTATTGTTATAAGACCTAATTTTGTATGGTAAAAGCAAATTATTTTGGGTTTAATATTAGTATAATATTATATGTAGGAGTGAGATCATTCAGTATAGAAATGGAGAAAAAGAAAGTAACAATAATTGGAGACGTGACGCCATTAGGTGTACTGACAAGTGTATCCAAGGTGAAAAGTGCACAGCTATGGCAGTCTACAACATCAGCagtatcatcatcttcttctaagATACACTAATTAAACATGAATTTCTCtagtttgtttgtgtttgataGTACAAGTACTTTACAGAATGTGTGTTTGTAGCATTAGGTAAATGGTAAGAGTATGAGTACAAAAAATGAAGAATGCGTAATAATAGGGTGGGGTCATGACTTGCACACCTCACTTTCAGTTCCTCTACTTTTGCAATTTGTAGTAACATTAGATAGAATTTGGTTAATGTTTGATGACTTGTCAATCTCAATGCATGTTATATTGATGCACTTGAAAAACAATCATATGGTTGTTCACTAAGGATGAGATCATTGTATTGTATTCCATTATGTACATAAATAATAGGTGcacttataatttaaataatttgagGAGACAATGTAATGCATGCGAGACTGACAGTGGTAGGAGGGGGGACTCAAGGACAGGCTGGTTTGAGACGCATTCTTTTACATCAAACTTTTTCAATGTTTTCTTTCTCACCTAATGATCAATTTTTGCTTCTAAATGCTCGTGGGTCATAACAAAGGGACCAATTTTTCTGCACTCTTCGCGTATACAATATGATAGGTGGCCTACCCTTAGAAAAGTTGTGATGTAGTATAATTTAATTCTAATACTTTGTTATTagtttttttggttttgtttgtaCAACAAACAACTTTATTAGATGACAGAAAACAGATGAACAACAACATTTGTGTTTGACTAAATCGGGACATGCCCCAACTATATTCTAGTACTAACATCTTTTGACATCTTAACTAATGAGCAATAGAACTAAATTTACGATTAATAGCACCCACAAAAAAGCACCCACAAAAAACAACCAACATCAACAAAAATTCTACATGTATCAGCACACACAATTTCAACCTCATTGCTAttgtttgagaaaaaaaattagattgaTTATCAGAAACCATCTCACATAAGTTTTGTACACAAAAGTTTATTTTGCTAGCCACCTCAATAGGTTTTGGTAGTTTTTGGTTAAAAACACAAAGTCCATAATTTTCACAAAATAATGCAGAAAAATTTAACTGTCAGTAGTTAgaattggttgaaaatatacatgttaaaGAAGTCTCAAGTCACCTAATTTTGTGAAGGAATAGTGAGTCCAAGCCTATATATAGGATTGTAG contains:
- the LOC131606998 gene encoding protein SODIUM POTASSIUM ROOT DEFECTIVE 2-like; this encodes MKGIDMFCSSPASTAIIHTTIDQRSMLRQSKSTKTYDHDRRKNKNQLHQVPCLSQLPINPIPFFEKHRKSSSSADKQKSTTDLTRRKSSVDSSSQRYLLDDTPFIDWVSESNKILVPQLNVKDMSNDTKTLKRNDSHALTISSTSSANSSKDQVVVLRVSLHCKACEGKVRKHISKMQGVRSFSIEMEKKKVTIIGDVTPLGVLTSVSKVKSAQLWQSTTSAVSSSSSKIH